From the Candidatus Omnitrophota bacterium genome, the window ATTCCCCGGAGAACAAGGTGGTTGTCGCCTCGGGCAACGTCCGGGTGGAATACAAGAAGACCAAGTTAAGCTGCGACAAGCTGACCGTTAATACCCAGACCAAGGACGCGGTCGCCGAAGGCCATGTGCGCATCGACGATATGCTGGGTATGATGGTCGGAGAGAAGATCGTCTATAATTTTAACACCAAAGTAGGCACGGTCCAGGATGCGACGTTTATGTCCGATCCGTATTACGGCAAAGGCGAGAAGCTGGAGCGGATCAGCGAAAATGAATTTGTCGCGCTTAAAGGATACGCGTCCTCCTGCAACTTTGACAACCCGCATTACCGGATAAAATCCAAGCAGGTAAGGGTATTTCCTGAGGACAAGATCCAGACCAAGTCCGATACCGTATACTTTGGTGGAGTGCCGGCAGCCTGGCTTCCTTTTTATAACCAAAGCCTGAAAGACCGGACGATGACAGTGCAACTGTCTCCGGGGTACCGCAAGAAATGGGGGGCGTATCTTTTGTCGACGACCCGGTTCCGTGTCTCTGATGACCTCGCCTTCAGGGTTTATCTTGATTACCGCAACCGGCTGGGCTGGGCCGAAGGGTTCGGCGCCAATTATAAA encodes:
- the lptC gene encoding LPS export ABC transporter periplasmic protein LptC; this encodes MTRSIAVDQRIGVILLLAAGVIALASGPAFCQLDDWRDNPVEQPITVNGDTVEYSPENKVVVASGNVRVEYKKTKLSCDKLTVNTQTKDAVAEGHVRIDDMLGMMVGEKIVYNFNTKVGTVQDATFMSDPYYGKGEKLERISENEFVALKGYASSCNFDNPHYRIKSKQVRVFPEDKIQTKSDTVYFGGVPAAWLPFYNQSLKDRTMTVQLSPGYRKKWGAYLLSTTRFRVSDDLAFRVYLDYRNRLGWAEGFGANYKTDNFGTGDLKFYYTHENDTEQPQGQPSEFERYMTRWRHKWNIDDRTNIYNEYYFINDSKHAILDPKGQTPPENSFLKDYFYREYDEDLQPLSYSTFLHSFNYASLVLLVQKR